In Streptomyces qaidamensis, one DNA window encodes the following:
- a CDS encoding SpoIIE family protein phosphatase: MANVVSQGAQERGTRTTRAESALKAIAVDQESPERLRRVLEQALVFAGAAFAGVYAPAQDGELLCLMESAGVPRTLYGLRDSYPRAGRSPVAAAYRGGRPVSLGPAELAADAQARRVPYGDFFLTALPVQGDGGCLLAVSERPGGFTADDLRCLELVSEAVAFTAPAAPAEAGELPPSAFSLAMDTGRVRVGDDLLDLFGLDPVEFDGRVETLLSLTVPEDLPSLMSVVEADHMSIGDRELEFRVLQPTGPPKWLRLRGRLLPGGEGRPARLVGTVVDVSTLRSDVTDVARVQRLAAALATAVTVRDVGKAVVAALRRPLGADRIALAELESERLVVTVLDPPEPEAWPELWRSEWRTEWPDAPVRAMPTLAAALREGRARIWPAGSPLERALAEVGPGGLAVLPLPAGNRMAGACLIGWDTPHDFGTDERALLTACAGLAGQALMRARAFDAEHELVGMLQRQLLPRSLPRLPGAVAVARYLPSTAGLELGGDWYDVIPLPDNHVALVIGDVQGHSAGAATLMGQMRTALRAYAVEGHPPDVVVAHANRLLVDMESDLFATCCYVDVDLEEGAAWCVRAGHLPPVLRFPDGRTEIAEAEGGPPLGVVTRADFPMSPLRLPPGTMIALVTDGLVETPGSDIDEGMDHLAEQLAGAAPTDLGLVADALLGNAPRSDDVALLLMRYDGMDLRPLRESWTVWRVPQAVGHARRFARRTLRSWGVTAEYDAVLLVVSELVTNALVHTDGKVRMDLTLVNNRLRVAIADASPRSPVRPTSIGWEATGGRGILLVEALSATWGTLPVSGGKQVWAELVLGR, encoded by the coding sequence ATGGCCAACGTGGTCAGTCAGGGCGCCCAGGAGCGCGGAACGCGAACGACGCGTGCCGAAAGTGCCCTCAAGGCGATCGCGGTCGATCAGGAGTCACCCGAACGACTGCGCCGCGTCCTCGAACAGGCACTCGTCTTCGCCGGTGCTGCCTTCGCCGGCGTCTATGCGCCCGCCCAGGACGGCGAGCTGCTGTGCCTGATGGAGTCGGCCGGGGTCCCGAGGACGCTGTACGGGCTGCGCGACAGCTACCCGCGCGCCGGGCGGTCCCCGGTCGCCGCGGCTTACCGCGGCGGACGGCCGGTGTCGCTGGGTCCGGCGGAACTGGCCGCGGACGCCCAGGCGCGGCGCGTTCCCTACGGCGACTTCTTCCTGACGGCCTTGCCCGTGCAAGGGGACGGCGGCTGCCTGCTGGCCGTGAGCGAACGCCCCGGCGGCTTCACCGCCGACGACCTCAGGTGCCTGGAGCTCGTCTCCGAAGCGGTTGCCTTCACCGCCCCGGCCGCGCCCGCCGAGGCCGGTGAGCTACCGCCGAGCGCCTTCAGCCTCGCCATGGACACCGGCCGCGTCCGGGTCGGCGACGACCTGCTGGACCTGTTCGGCCTGGACCCGGTGGAGTTCGACGGCCGGGTCGAGACGCTGCTCAGTCTGACCGTCCCCGAGGACCTGCCGTCCCTGATGTCCGTCGTGGAGGCGGACCACATGTCCATCGGCGACCGTGAGCTGGAGTTCCGGGTGCTCCAGCCCACCGGGCCGCCGAAGTGGCTCCGGCTGCGCGGGCGCCTCCTGCCCGGCGGCGAGGGCCGCCCGGCGCGGCTCGTGGGCACGGTCGTCGACGTCTCCACGCTGCGCTCCGACGTCACCGACGTGGCCCGCGTCCAGCGCCTGGCCGCCGCGCTGGCCACCGCCGTGACCGTCCGCGACGTCGGCAAGGCCGTGGTCGCCGCGCTGCGCCGACCGCTCGGGGCCGACCGGATCGCACTCGCCGAGCTGGAGAGCGAGCGGCTCGTCGTCACCGTCCTCGACCCGCCCGAACCCGAGGCCTGGCCCGAGCTGTGGCGGTCGGAGTGGCGCACCGAGTGGCCCGACGCCCCTGTGCGCGCCATGCCCACCCTCGCCGCCGCGCTGCGCGAGGGCCGGGCCCGCATCTGGCCCGCCGGCAGCCCCCTGGAACGCGCCCTGGCCGAGGTCGGCCCCGGCGGTCTCGCCGTCCTGCCGCTGCCCGCCGGCAACCGCATGGCCGGCGCCTGCCTGATCGGCTGGGACACCCCGCACGACTTCGGCACCGACGAACGTGCGCTGCTCACCGCCTGTGCCGGTCTCGCCGGGCAGGCCCTGATGCGGGCCCGGGCCTTCGACGCCGAGCACGAACTCGTCGGCATGCTCCAGCGCCAGCTGCTGCCGCGCAGCCTGCCCCGGCTGCCCGGTGCGGTGGCCGTGGCCCGCTACCTGCCGAGCACGGCCGGGCTCGAACTCGGCGGCGACTGGTACGACGTCATCCCGCTCCCCGACAACCACGTCGCCCTCGTCATCGGCGACGTCCAGGGCCACAGCGCCGGCGCCGCCACCCTCATGGGCCAGATGCGCACCGCGCTGCGCGCCTACGCCGTCGAAGGGCACCCGCCTGACGTGGTGGTCGCGCACGCCAACCGGCTCCTCGTGGACATGGAGAGCGACCTCTTCGCGACCTGTTGCTACGTAGACGTCGACCTGGAGGAGGGCGCCGCCTGGTGTGTGCGCGCCGGGCACCTGCCCCCGGTACTGCGCTTCCCGGACGGCCGGACCGAGATCGCGGAAGCCGAGGGCGGGCCGCCGCTCGGGGTGGTCACCCGGGCCGACTTCCCCATGAGCCCGCTCCGGCTGCCGCCCGGCACCATGATCGCCCTCGTCACCGACGGGCTCGTCGAGACCCCCGGCTCCGACATCGACGAAGGCATGGATCACCTCGCCGAACAGCTGGCCGGCGCCGCCCCCACCGACCTCGGGCTCGTCGCCGACGCCCTGCTGGGCAACGCCCCGCGCAGCGACGATGTCGCCCTGCTCCTGATGCGCTACGACGGCATGGACCTGCGCCCGCTCCGGGAGAGCTGGACGGTCTGGCGGGTGCCGCAGGCCGTCGGGCACGCCCGCCGCTTCGCCCGGCGCACCCTGCGCTCCTGGGGCGTCACCGCCGAGTACGACGCCGTTCTCCTCGTCGTCTCCGAACTCGTCACCAACGCCCTCGTCCACACCGACGGCAAGGTCCGCATGGACCTGACCCTCGTGAACAACCGGCTGCGCGTCGCCATCGCCGACGCCTCCCCCCGCTCGCCGGTCAGACCGACCAGCATCGGCTGGGAGGCCACCGGCGGCCGGGGCATCCTCCTCGTCGAGGCCCTCTCCGCCACCTGGGGCACCCTGCCGGTCAGCGGTGGCAAGCAGGTGTGGGCGGAGCTGGTGCTCGGCCGCTGA
- a CDS encoding type 1 glutamine amidotransferase domain-containing protein, producing MSKILFVVTGADTWTLADGTEHPTGFWAEEAVAPYEAFRAAGHEVVVATPGGVEPTVDPASLAPEVNGGQENADRIAKALESFAELRRPVRLEDVRLDDYAAVFYPGGHGPMEDLAVNADSGRLLARALESGRPLGVVCHGPAALLAAVGADGGNVFAGYEVAAFTNDEEVQGGLADRAKWLLQDRLTEAGVIVRTGEPWAPHVVTDRNLVTGQNPASSAPLAEELLKRLG from the coding sequence ATGTCGAAGATCCTCTTCGTCGTCACCGGCGCCGACACCTGGACCCTGGCCGACGGCACCGAGCACCCCACCGGCTTCTGGGCCGAGGAGGCCGTCGCCCCGTACGAGGCGTTCCGGGCCGCCGGCCACGAGGTCGTCGTGGCCACGCCCGGCGGTGTCGAGCCCACCGTCGACCCGGCCTCCCTGGCCCCCGAGGTGAACGGCGGCCAGGAGAACGCCGACCGGATCGCGAAGGCGCTGGAGTCCTTCGCCGAACTGCGGCGTCCCGTCCGGCTGGAGGACGTCCGGCTGGACGACTACGCGGCCGTCTTCTACCCCGGCGGCCACGGCCCGATGGAGGACCTCGCCGTGAACGCCGATTCCGGCCGGCTGCTCGCCCGGGCCCTGGAGTCGGGCAGGCCGCTCGGTGTCGTGTGCCACGGGCCTGCCGCGCTGCTGGCCGCCGTGGGGGCCGACGGCGGGAACGTCTTCGCCGGTTACGAGGTCGCGGCGTTCACCAACGACGAGGAGGTCCAGGGCGGTCTCGCCGACCGCGCGAAGTGGCTGCTCCAGGACCGTCTCACCGAGGCCGGGGTGATCGTGCGGACCGGCGAGCCGTGGGCCCCGCACGTGGTCACCGACCGCAACCTGGTCACGGGCCAGAATCCCGCGTCGTCGGCCCCGCTGGCGGAGGAACTGCTGAAGCGGCTGGGCTGA
- a CDS encoding LysR family transcriptional regulator — MAGRAVGSVRVRPLDPLGATGTPAQSDLNLLRTFLAVYRSGSFTAAAQLLGLSQPTVTTQIRSLERQTRRELFERLPRGVAPTTVADELAARVAGPLDALAEATGHGPRESRAEPVHLAGPAELLSTRALPALAPLVTEGVRLRVTTGLTEPLLDELRAGRHDLVIATTRPRGRTLSAVPLADEEFVLVAAPAWADRVARRPAADVPAALYEIPLIAYAEDLPILRRYWRHVFGRRLNCRAAVSVPDLRAVLALVTAGAGFSVLPRYLCAGDLASGALVLLDTPEDAPINTGFLVQRPGTSDNPHVTLVRDRLLEAGRTW, encoded by the coding sequence ATGGCAGGGCGGGCGGTAGGGTCGGTGCGTGTGAGGCCCCTCGATCCCCTCGGCGCCACCGGCACGCCCGCGCAGTCCGACCTGAACCTGCTGCGCACCTTCCTGGCCGTCTACCGGTCCGGCTCCTTCACGGCCGCCGCGCAGCTGCTGGGCCTGTCCCAGCCGACCGTCACCACCCAGATCCGCTCACTGGAGCGGCAGACCCGCCGGGAGCTGTTCGAACGGCTGCCACGGGGTGTCGCCCCGACGACGGTCGCCGACGAACTCGCGGCCCGGGTCGCGGGGCCCCTGGACGCGCTCGCGGAGGCCACCGGTCATGGCCCCCGGGAATCGCGCGCCGAGCCGGTCCATCTGGCCGGGCCCGCCGAGCTGCTGTCCACCCGGGCCCTGCCCGCCCTCGCCCCGCTCGTCACCGAAGGCGTACGGCTGCGCGTCACGACCGGACTGACCGAGCCCCTGCTCGACGAGCTGCGCGCCGGCCGCCACGACCTGGTGATCGCCACCACCCGGCCCCGCGGCCGCACCCTGTCCGCGGTGCCGCTGGCCGACGAGGAGTTCGTCCTGGTCGCCGCCCCCGCCTGGGCCGACCGGGTCGCGCGGCGCCCGGCCGCCGACGTGCCCGCCGCGTTGTACGAGATTCCGTTGATCGCCTACGCCGAGGACCTGCCCATCCTGCGCCGCTACTGGCGGCACGTCTTCGGCCGGCGCCTGAACTGCCGCGCCGCCGTCTCGGTGCCGGACCTGAGGGCCGTCCTGGCGCTGGTCACGGCCGGTGCCGGCTTCAGCGTGCTGCCGCGCTACCTGTGCGCCGGGGACCTGGCGTCCGGAGCCCTGGTCCTCCTCGACACCCCCGAGGACGCGCCGATCAACACCGGCTTCCTCGTCCAGCGGCCGGGCACCTCGGACAACCCGCACGTCACCCTCGTCCGCGACCGTCTGCTGGAGGCCGGCCGTACCTGGTGA
- a CDS encoding CBS domain-containing protein, whose product MAQHVRDIMTGDPVTVEPQTSVAEVARIMRDEDLGVVLVTDGDQLRGLVTDRDLVVRSVSKGGDPERITVAGACSDELVTVSPDDDLVQAVQLMREHSVRRIPVVDHGHPVGIVSLGDLAMERDPESALGDISAARPNA is encoded by the coding sequence ATGGCTCAGCATGTCCGCGACATCATGACCGGCGACCCGGTCACCGTCGAGCCGCAGACCTCCGTCGCCGAGGTGGCGCGCATCATGCGCGACGAGGACCTCGGAGTCGTCCTGGTGACGGACGGCGACCAGCTGCGAGGGCTGGTCACCGACCGGGACCTCGTGGTCCGGTCGGTCAGCAAGGGCGGCGACCCGGAGCGGATCACCGTGGCCGGCGCGTGCAGCGACGAGCTGGTCACCGTCAGCCCCGACGACGACCTGGTCCAGGCGGTGCAGCTGATGCGCGAGCACTCCGTACGCCGCATCCCGGTCGTCGACCACGGGCACCCCGTGGGCATCGTCTCCCTGGGCGACCTGGCCATGGAGCGCGACCCGGAGTCGGCACTCGGCGACATCAGCGCCGCGCGCCCCAACGCCTGA
- a CDS encoding glucose-1-phosphate thymidylyltransferase, producing the protein MKALVLSGGAGTRLRPITHTSAKQLVPVANKAVLFYGLESIAEAGITDVGMIVGETAEEIEGAVGDGSKFGLDVTYIPQERPLGLAHAVLIARDYLGDDDFVMYLGDNFIVGGITGLVEEFRAYRPDAQILLTRVADPRAFGVAELDPSGQVIGLEEKPDQPKSDLALVGVYMFTPRIHEAVRAIEPSWRGELEITHAIQHLIDTRADVRSTVIKGYWKDTGNVGDMLEVNRTVLEAMERRIDGEVDDASETIGRVVLEEGARIVNSRVVGPVVIGSGTVVSNSYVGPFTSVAENCRITDSELEFSIVLRDSSIQGVGRIEASLIGRHVEVTPAPSVPSAHRLVLGDHSKVQITS; encoded by the coding sequence ATGAAGGCTCTCGTGCTGTCCGGCGGCGCAGGAACAAGACTGAGGCCGATCACACACACGTCGGCCAAGCAATTGGTGCCCGTGGCCAACAAGGCCGTGCTGTTCTACGGGTTGGAGTCGATCGCCGAGGCCGGCATCACCGACGTGGGCATGATCGTCGGGGAGACGGCCGAGGAGATCGAGGGAGCGGTGGGGGACGGGTCGAAGTTCGGCCTGGACGTCACCTACATCCCCCAGGAGCGGCCCCTCGGGCTGGCCCACGCGGTACTGATCGCCCGGGACTACCTCGGTGACGACGACTTCGTGATGTACCTCGGTGACAACTTCATCGTGGGCGGCATCACCGGCCTCGTCGAGGAGTTCCGCGCATACCGGCCCGACGCCCAGATCCTGCTCACCCGCGTGGCCGACCCGCGCGCCTTCGGCGTCGCCGAACTCGACCCGTCCGGCCAGGTGATCGGCCTGGAGGAGAAGCCCGACCAGCCCAAGAGCGATCTCGCGCTGGTCGGCGTCTACATGTTCACGCCCCGGATCCACGAGGCGGTCCGCGCCATCGAACCGTCCTGGCGCGGCGAACTGGAGATCACCCACGCCATCCAGCACCTGATCGACACCCGCGCCGACGTGCGCTCCACGGTCATCAAGGGCTACTGGAAGGACACCGGCAACGTCGGCGACATGCTCGAGGTGAACCGCACGGTCCTCGAAGCGATGGAGCGCCGCATCGACGGCGAGGTGGACGACGCGTCGGAGACCATCGGGCGCGTCGTGCTCGAAGAGGGCGCGCGGATCGTCAACTCCCGTGTCGTCGGGCCCGTCGTCATCGGCTCGGGCACCGTCGTCAGCAACTCCTACGTCGGCCCCTTCACCTCCGTCGCCGAGAACTGCCGGATCACCGACAGCGAGCTGGAGTTCTCCATCGTGCTGCGGGACTCCTCGATCCAGGGCGTCGGCCGCATCGAGGCCTCGCTGATCGGCCGGCACGTCGAGGTGACCCCCGCCCCCAGCGTCCCCAGCGCCCACCGTCTCGTCCTCGGAGATCACAGCAAGGTGCAGATCACTTCATGA
- the rfbB gene encoding dTDP-glucose 4,6-dehydratase: MNLLVTGAAGFIGSRYVRALLASDAPDAPRITVLDKLTYAGTLDNLELTHPRLEFVQGDICDAELVDKLTAGADQVVHFAAESHVDRSISGAADFVRTNVLGTQTLLDAALRHDVGPFVHVSTDEVYGSIESGSWPEDHPLQPNSPYSASKASSDLLALAYHRTHGLDVRVTRCSNNYGPHQFPEKVIPLFVTNLLDGHKVPLYGEGRNVRDWLHVDDHCQGVDLARTKGRPGEVYNIGGGTELTNKELTGLLLDACGADWDRVEYVEDRKGHDLRYSVDCSKARAELGYRPRHDFTTGLAETVAWYRDNRAWWEPLKRRVAQERA; encoded by the coding sequence ATGAACCTCCTCGTCACCGGCGCCGCCGGGTTCATCGGCTCCCGCTACGTCCGCGCACTGCTGGCCTCGGACGCGCCCGACGCGCCGCGCATCACCGTGCTGGACAAGCTCACCTACGCCGGCACCCTCGACAACCTCGAACTGACCCACCCGCGGCTGGAGTTCGTGCAGGGCGACATCTGCGACGCCGAGCTCGTCGACAAGCTGACGGCCGGCGCCGACCAGGTCGTGCACTTCGCCGCCGAGTCCCATGTGGACCGGTCGATCAGCGGCGCCGCCGACTTCGTCCGCACCAACGTCCTCGGCACCCAGACCCTGCTGGACGCCGCTCTGCGCCACGACGTGGGCCCCTTCGTGCACGTCTCCACCGACGAGGTCTACGGCTCCATCGAGTCCGGCTCCTGGCCGGAGGACCACCCGCTCCAGCCCAACTCGCCGTACTCCGCCTCCAAGGCCTCCTCCGACCTGCTCGCCCTGGCCTACCACCGCACCCACGGCCTGGACGTGCGCGTCACGCGCTGCTCCAACAACTACGGCCCGCACCAGTTCCCCGAGAAGGTCATCCCGCTGTTCGTCACCAACCTCCTCGACGGCCACAAGGTGCCGCTGTACGGCGAGGGCCGCAACGTCCGCGACTGGCTGCACGTCGACGACCACTGCCAGGGCGTCGACCTCGCCCGCACGAAGGGCCGGCCCGGCGAGGTCTACAACATCGGCGGCGGCACCGAACTCACCAACAAGGAGCTCACCGGCCTGCTCCTGGACGCCTGCGGGGCGGACTGGGACCGGGTGGAGTACGTCGAGGACCGCAAGGGCCACGACCTGCGCTACTCCGTCGACTGCTCCAAGGCCCGCGCCGAGCTGGGCTACCGCCCCCGCCACGACTTCACCACCGGCCTCGCCGAGACCGTCGCCTGGTACCGCGACAACCGGGCGTGGTGGGAGCCCCTGAAGCGGCGCGTCGCCCAGGAGCGGGCATGA
- the rfbD gene encoding dTDP-4-dehydrorhamnose reductase, protein MRWLITGAGGMLGHDVVEELTRRGEDVVGLGRAALDITAPPAVDAAVRDHRPDVVVNCAAYTAVDDAESDEARALEINGDGPRLLARACAAHDARMIHVSTDYVFSGEARTTPYPEDHPTGPRTAYGRTKLAGERAVLEELPGASAIMRTAWLYGVHGTNFVRTMIGLEARRDTLDVVDDQRGQPSWSADVAERIADLGVRLGPDAHGVFHATNSGEATWYELAREVFSLIGADPDRVRPTSSAAFPRPAPRPAYSALAHGRWQEIGLPLPRDWRSALHEALPRIRKETSQ, encoded by the coding sequence ATGAGGTGGCTGATCACCGGGGCGGGCGGAATGCTCGGCCATGACGTGGTCGAGGAGCTCACCCGGCGCGGCGAGGACGTGGTGGGGCTGGGCCGTGCGGCCCTGGACATCACCGCGCCCCCGGCCGTCGACGCGGCTGTGCGCGACCACCGGCCCGACGTGGTCGTGAACTGCGCCGCGTACACGGCCGTGGACGACGCCGAGAGCGACGAGGCCCGCGCCCTGGAAATCAACGGCGACGGACCGCGCCTGCTCGCCCGGGCCTGCGCCGCGCACGACGCCCGCATGATCCACGTCTCCACCGACTACGTCTTCTCCGGCGAGGCCCGCACGACCCCCTACCCGGAGGATCATCCGACGGGGCCGCGCACCGCCTACGGCCGTACCAAGCTGGCCGGGGAGCGGGCCGTGCTGGAGGAACTGCCCGGGGCGAGCGCGATCATGCGCACGGCTTGGCTCTACGGGGTCCACGGCACCAACTTCGTGCGGACCATGATCGGACTCGAAGCCCGCCGCGACACGCTCGACGTCGTCGACGACCAGCGCGGGCAGCCCAGCTGGAGCGCGGACGTCGCCGAACGGATCGCCGACCTCGGCGTACGGCTCGGCCCCGACGCGCACGGCGTCTTTCACGCCACCAACTCGGGCGAGGCCACCTGGTACGAACTGGCCCGCGAGGTGTTCTCCCTCATCGGCGCCGACCCGGACCGGGTGCGCCCCACCAGCAGCGCGGCCTTCCCCCGGCCCGCGCCCCGCCCGGCGTACAGCGCCCTCGCCCACGGACGGTGGCAGGAGATCGGCCTGCCCCTGCCGCGCGACTGGCGCTCCGCCCTGCACGAAGCACTGCCCCGTATCCGCAAGGAGACGTCCCAGTGA
- a CDS encoding class I SAM-dependent methyltransferase, producing MGEKNLRVLRRLKKRLSSQPAKPAKPTGLAAISGDLNKLAVHFKTDKWGTHRYTQHYQRHLQHLKNESFNLLEIGIGGYSRTGQGGASLRMWKHFFPKAQIFGMDIHDKSFVDEDRITTFIGDQSDPASLNAVADKIGELDVIIDDGSHRSPHVITTFETLFPRLKDGGIYVVEDTQSSYWPEWMGSEDLDAPHTSMAMLKRLTDGLNYEEFVDENYQPTYTDLNVVGVHFYHNLVIIEKGRNAEGSNKRSALKQRYAKS from the coding sequence TTGGGCGAGAAGAACCTGCGGGTTCTGCGCCGACTGAAGAAGCGCCTCTCCAGCCAGCCGGCCAAGCCGGCCAAGCCGACCGGACTCGCAGCGATCTCCGGCGATCTCAACAAACTGGCCGTGCATTTCAAGACGGACAAGTGGGGAACGCACCGGTACACCCAGCACTACCAGCGCCATCTCCAGCACCTGAAGAACGAATCGTTCAACCTCCTGGAAATCGGAATCGGCGGTTACAGCCGGACCGGCCAGGGCGGGGCATCGCTGCGTATGTGGAAGCACTTCTTCCCGAAGGCGCAGATCTTCGGAATGGACATTCACGACAAGTCTTTTGTCGACGAGGACCGCATCACGACGTTCATCGGCGACCAGTCCGACCCCGCGTCCCTGAACGCCGTCGCCGACAAGATCGGCGAACTCGACGTCATCATCGATGACGGCAGTCACCGCAGCCCGCACGTGATCACGACGTTCGAGACGCTCTTCCCCCGGCTCAAGGACGGCGGCATCTACGTCGTCGAGGACACCCAGTCGTCATACTGGCCCGAATGGATGGGCAGCGAGGACCTCGACGCCCCGCACACCAGCATGGCGATGCTGAAGCGGTTGACGGACGGGCTGAACTACGAGGAATTCGTGGATGAGAACTATCAGCCGACCTATACGGACCTCAACGTCGTCGGCGTGCACTTCTACCACAACCTGGTGATCATCGAAAAGGGCAGGAACGCCGAAGGCAGCAACAAGCGGAGTGCGCTGAAGCAGCGCTACGCCAAGTCCTGA
- the rfbC gene encoding dTDP-4-dehydrorhamnose 3,5-epimerase, with product MRPLGIEGAWVLEPKIFPDDRGSFHEWYRGAEFREATGYDLPLAQANCSVSRRGVLRGVHFADVPPSQAKYVTCVRGAVLDVVIDIRVGSPTYGQWEAVRLDDDTRHAVFLAEGLGHAFMALTDDATVVYLCSEGYAPGREHGIHPLDPDLGIEWPEGITPVLSDKDAAAPSLAEAERSGLLPAYADCAAHYERLRGRLDS from the coding sequence ATGCGACCCCTGGGTATAGAGGGCGCCTGGGTTCTGGAGCCCAAGATCTTCCCGGACGACCGGGGCAGCTTCCACGAGTGGTACCGGGGTGCGGAGTTCCGCGAGGCGACGGGGTACGACCTGCCGCTGGCCCAGGCCAACTGCTCGGTCTCGCGGCGGGGCGTGCTGCGGGGCGTGCACTTCGCCGACGTGCCGCCCAGCCAGGCCAAGTACGTCACCTGTGTGCGCGGCGCCGTCCTGGACGTGGTGATCGACATCCGCGTGGGCTCCCCCACATACGGGCAGTGGGAAGCGGTACGGCTCGACGACGACACGCGGCACGCCGTGTTCCTCGCGGAGGGTCTCGGGCACGCCTTCATGGCCCTCACGGACGACGCGACGGTCGTCTACCTGTGCTCGGAGGGCTACGCCCCGGGACGCGAACACGGCATCCACCCGCTCGACCCGGACCTGGGCATCGAGTGGCCCGAGGGCATCACGCCGGTGCTGTCCGACAAGGACGCCGCGGCGCCATCTCTGGCTGAGGCGGAGCGGTCAGGACTGCTTCCCGCGTACGCGGACTGCGCCGCCCACTACGAGCGGTTGCGGGGGCGGCTCGACAGCTGA